Below is a window of Yersinia kristensenii DNA.
GACATAGACTTTGCTAATCTGCTCAACTTTGGCATCTTTACCGGAACGTTCCAACGCAGCAAACAGGGCCATACAGCCACGGTTTTTGACAGGATCAAGATCACCGTCAATGCCCCACTGCATCAGCGCCCGCAATCGGGATTTTATGGGGCCGGGGCCATTCAATATTTGCGCTTGCGCCTGAATACCCAGCTCCTGATAGCGCGTGAGTGCTTCGTGGTAAAGCTTCTGTTTGCTGCCGAAAGCATTGTACAGGCTGCCGCGCCCAAGCCCGGTACATTCAACCAGCTCCTGCGCTGATGCGGCTTCATAGCCCTTGGACCAGAACACTTCCATTGCTGCTTCAACCACTGCAACGTCATCAAATTCCCGGGGTCTGCCACTCATGTCTATTTGCCTCTTCAAGGTGATACGGACACGCTCACAGCTTAACCTTACGCCAATTTGTAATGATCAGTCAAATATAGATCGGACAGGCGCATAAAAAATGAGGGACAGACATAAACCTCTGACCTCCACCAACAGTTATAAAATTAATATCTTTTAAATTCAATTAATTATAAATTTAATATTCCTGATCAACAATCAGCCGTTTGCCCAACATGATGCTGTCTTGGGTTTCGTAATCCAGCTTTTCATACATGCCAATCACTGCATCATTATCTTCTCGCACCATGATATTGAGCTTTGGGCAGCCACGGGCAATTAATTTCTTTTCTAACCGGCTGATCAGCGCATTGGCAAAGCCTCGCCCACGAAAATCAGGGTGAACGCCCAGATAATAAGCGGAGCCTCGGTGGCCGTCATAACCGCCCATCACCGAACCCACAATCGCGCCGCTGACTTCCGCTACCAGAAATAATTCGGGGTCATGATTCAGCTTGCGTTCAATATCCATTTCCGGATCGTTCCAGGGGCGCAACAAGTCGCAATGCTCCCACAGCAGAATCACTTCTTCAAAATCACCTTGCTGAAATACGCGGATTTCCATGGATATTCGCACCCTAGAGTAAAATGAATATGCTGATTATTACGCTTTATTATATCACGCAATAATAAAGTGATATTTCCCATAGTGATAGTCCGTAATGATATTTGAGAAGATCCGGATAAATCTCGCCAGAATCCTACTCACTCAGCACTCATCCGCACCGAGAGTACAACAATGACGGTAAATCGAGGTATACTTAGTCCCTTATTATTTCCCGGCTACTAGAACCTTTCTGATGAATTTACCCGATATAGACCAAATCAAAACTTACCTGCTCGATTTGCAGGATAATATCTGTGCAGCACTGGCCCAAGCTGATGGCAAAGCCGAATTCACAGAGGAAAATTGGGTTCGTGAGGAAGGCGGCGGTGGCCGCAGTCGGGTATTGGTCAAAGGGGCGGTCTTCGAGCAAGCTGGCGTTAACTTTTCGCATGTTTCAGGCGCGGCATTACCCGCATCCGCCACAGCACATCGCCCTGAACTAGCAGGTCGCAGTTTTCAGGCGCTGGGCGTGTCACTGGTGATTCATCCGAACAGCCCTTATCTGCCTACCAGCCATGCTAATGTGCGTTTTTTTATTGCTGAAAAACCCGGCGAAAATCCAGTGTGGTGGTTTGGCGGCGGCTTTGATTTAACCCCCTTCTATGGATTTGAAGAAGATGCGATTCACTGGCATCAAACCGCTTATAATCTGTGTCACCCCTTTGGTGAGCAAATCTATCCGCGCTATAAAAAATGGTGCGATGATTATTTTTATATTAAGCACCGCAATGAAGCCCGTGGTATTGGCGGCCTATTCTTCGACGATTTAAACAGCCCCGATTTTGCTACCTGTTTCAATTTTACTCAGGCGGTCGGCAATGGTTTTCTTGATGCCTATATGCCGATTGTTGCACGGCGCAGAGCACTGAGTTGGGGTGAGCGCGAGCGCGAATTTCAGCTGTATCGCCGCGGCCGTTATGTTGAATTTAATCTGGTCTGGGATCGCGGCACATTATTCGGTTTGCAAACCGGCGGCCGCACAGAATCTATTTTAATGTCCCTGCCGCCACTGGTGCGCTGGGAGTATAATTATCAACCGACAGCCGATAGCGCCGAAGCGGCACTGTACCGCGATTTTCTACCCGTCAAAGATTGGCTGGCCACAGGAGAACATCACTGATGCAAATTTGGGTTGATGCGGACGCCTGTCCGAATGTCATTAAGGACGTGTTATTTCGTGCCGCAGACAGAACCGGCATGATGGTCACACTGGTGGCGAATCAGCCACTCAAAACACCGCCCTCGAAGTTTATCCGCACCTTACAGGTGGCTTCCGGCTTTGATGTTGCTGATAACGAAATTGTGCAGCGGGTCGAAAAAAACGATCTGGTCATCACCGCCGATATTCCGCTGGCGGCGGAGGTGATTGAGAAAGGGGGGATTGCGCTCAACCCGCGCGGTGAGCGCTATACTCCGGATACCATTCGTGAGCGGTTGAATATGCGGGACTTTATGGACACCATGCGCGCCAGCGGTATCCAAACCGGTGGCCCCAACACCTTGAATCAGCGGGATCGCCAGCAATTTGCCAATGAGCTGGATAAGTGGTTACAGCAGGCCAGCAAACACCGCCGAAATACCCTTCGTTCTTGAAGCCGCAGGGTTGTTAGCTGCGCGCACTCACCCGAATCACTTACAAGTGTAAGCTCATCGGGATTTGCTTGCTGGCTGCCTACCTGCAACTCCAATTACTTTGGGTATAAGTTTTTCATTTCACAAAAAACTACCGAAGCGGAAGAGGTTTTATAGTGGCTCGGTTTGCGCTTCAACTACCGCCAACGCCACCATATTCACGATACGGCGCACCGAAGCAATCGGTGTCAGAATATGAACCGGCTTCGCTACCCCCATCAGCACTGGCCCTACCGTTACGCCCTCTGAAGAGGTCACTCGCAGCAAGTTATAACTGATTCGCGCCGCTTCCATATTAGGCATAATCAGCACGTTAGCCGCCCCTTTCAGAGGGCTATCCGGCATCAGGTTATGGCGAATACTCTCTACCAGTGCCGCGTCACCGTGCATTTCGCCATCAATCTCCAGTTCAGGTGCCATCTGATTCACCAACTCCAGAGTGCGGCGCATTTTACGGGCTGCCGGGCAATTCGAGGTACCAAAGCTCGAATGAGACAACAACGCCACTTTTGGTTCAATACCAAAACGTCGCACAGTTTCAGCCGCCATCAAGGTAATCTCGGCTAGCTGCTCTGGTGTGGGGTCATCATTGACGTAAGTGTCGGCGATAAAAGTGTTACCGGTGGGTAACAGCAACGCATTCATCGCGCCCGCCACATGCGCACCCTCGCGGAAACCAAAGACTTTCTCGACCACATCATAGTGTTCATGATAAGTGCCGATGGTGCCGCAAATCATCGCATCGGCCTCGCCCCGATGAACCATAATGGAGCCAATCAGAGTCGGGTTGCCAATCACTGCGCGCCGCGCCTGTTCCTGCGAAACACCACGGCGCTTCATGATTTGATAGTATTCATGCCAGTAATCTTTAAAGCGTGGGTCAGATTCATTATTGACCACTTCAAAGTCTTTCCCGGCAGTAATTTGCAGGCCCAATTTCTTCAGTCGGGTCTCAATCACACTTGGGCGACCAATCAAGATAGGATATGCCAGCCCTTGAGAAACAAGCTCCTGAGTCGCATGCAATACGCGCTCCTCTTCCCCTTCGGCCAAAACCACTCGCTTCATCTCTTTTTTCGCTTGCGAGAAAATCGGCTTCATAAACAAGTTGGTTTTATAGACGAATTCCGACAGTTTTTCGATGTAAGCGCTAAAATCAGTGATTGGACGAGTGGCCACACCAGATTCCATTGCCGCTTTCGCCACCGCTGGTGCAATTTTCACAATCAAACGCGGGTCGAATGGTTTAGGAATAATGTATTCAGGGCCAAAGGAGAGATCTTGTTCTCCGTAAGCGGATGCCACTACATCACTTTGCTCAGCCAGCGCCAGATCGGCAATGGCGTGTACGCAAGCCAGTTTCATCTCTTCGTTAATGGTGGTCGCGCCCACATCCAATGCGCCACGGAAGATAAACGGGAAGCACAGTACGTTGTTAACTTGATTTGGATAATCTGAACGGCCAGTGCAGATAATCGCATCTGGCCGCACGGCTTTTGCTAACGGCGGTAAAATTTCAGGTTCCGGGTTCGCCAACGCCAAAATCAGCGGGCTAGGTGCCATAGTTTTGACCATGTCTTGCGTAAGCACACCGGGGCCAGAGCAGCCGAGGAAAATATCCGCACCCGGCATAGCATCGCCCAGGGTGCGCTGACCATTATCTTCAATCGCGTAAGCCGCTTTGGTTTCCGCCATATTGGCTTCACGGCCCTTATAAATCACACCTTTGGAATCACAGGCCGTGATGTTGTGTGGCTTTAATCCCAGAGCCACCAGCAAATTCAAGCAAGCAATGGAGGCCGCCCCGGCCCCAGAAACCACTAACTTCACATCGCTGATATCTTTCTTCACCACCCGCAAGCCGTTGAGCACTGCGGCGGTACAGATAATCGCCGTGCCGTGTTGGTCATCATGAAACACCGGAATTTTCATGCGCTCGCGCAGTTTCTTCTCAATATAAAAACATTCCGGTGCTTTGATATCTTCCAGATTGATGCCGCCAAAAGTGGGTTCCAGCGAAGCAATAATGTCGATCAGCTTGTCAGGATCGAGTTCATCTATTTCAATATCAAACACATCAATACCGGAGAATTTCTTGAACAGAACCCCTTTCCCCTCCATCACCGGTTTACCCGCTAATGCGCCAATGTTGCCCAGCCCTAGCACCGCCGTGCCATTCGAAATAACCGCCACCAGGTTCCCGCGCGCGGTATATTTATAGGCGGCCAGTGGGTCGGCGGCAATTTCCAGACACGGAGCAGCAACCCCCGGAGAATAGGCCAGCGCCAAATCCCGTTGGGTGGCTAGCGGTTTGGTGGGCGACACCTGAATTTTCCCCGGAGTAGGATATTGGTGAAAATCAAGCGCACTCTGTTTCAATTGTTCGTCCATTGTAGGTTCCCTTTGCTTTTATTCTTTGAGGTGGTATGACCAAGAACCAGTATAGTGAGTGAATTATCACAAACTATGAAGCAGGCCATACTCTGCATAACATTTTTGCATCAACAGAAGAATTTACTTATCAATCAGGGGGGATTATCAACATTCAGGGATGACGAGCCTGGAAATGAAGTGCCGTGAGATCACGGCAACAAAATAAAGCAGAGCACTGAATAAGAATAATATTAATTTAATAAGCCGTGGATTTGCGCATATTGCAACAGCATGATGGTTTTGCCGTCTTTAATTCGGCCATCGGCCAGCATGGCAATAGCTTCAGTAAATGGTAATTCCACCACTTCAATGACTTCGTCTTCCACGCCGACGTCATCGGTGACTTTCTGATCCGGATGATATTCCGCGGCAAAGAAATGAACAATTTCAGTTACTCCGCCCGGCGACATATAAGCCTCAAACAGTTTTTGTACTTGATCAACCTGATAACCGGTCTCTTCGACCGCTTCACGGCGGATACATTCTTCGGGAGAGTCGTTATCCAGTAAACCGGCACAGGCTTCCAGCAACATGCCATCAGCATTACCGTTTACATAGGTTGGCATGCGAAATTGGTTAGTCAGCACCACAGTGCCATTGGCGCGGTTATATAACAGAATAGTCGCGCCATTCCCCCGGTCATACACTTCACGGGTTTGTTGTACCGGGGTTCCATTATCAGTTATTAAATCAAAGGTATATTTATGTAGTTTGAACCAGTTTTTTGATAACAGCTCTGTTTGGATATTTTCAATTTTGACTGACATAGTGCCTTCTTTAATCCCAACAACATAATAGAATTTTATCTGCTTAGCTAACGCTAGTCCCTGCTTATTTGCAATAAAAACCGGCTGAATAAAAAATGCCCCAATAATGGGGCAAATAAGAGAGAGTCATTGAAAATTGCTGTTAGAAGCCGGTGGGCACGTCTTTCATATCCGGCAACTTATGGGCAATACCTTTATGGCAATCGATACAGGTTTTACCCGCTTCAATGGCTTTACTGTGCATTTTCGCCGCCACCGTTTTCTGTGCTGTGAAGTCCATATTGTCGAAATTATGACAGTTGCGGCACTCTTGCGAACCATTGGCTTTCATTCGTGCCCACTCATTTTCCGCCATGGTCAGGCGGTGAGCCTCAAACTTCTGCGGCGTATCAATCAAACCAAAAGTTTTGGCATACAATTCCTTACTGGCCTTGATTTTGCGCACCATTTTCGGCCCCCACTCATGGGGTACATGGCAATCAGGGCAGGTCGCCTTCACACCACTGCGGTTACTGTAGTGGATGGTTCCCATGTATTCCTGATAAACGTTGTCTTTCATTTCATGGCAGCTAATACAGAATTTCTCAGTATTCGCCATTTCCATGCCGGTATTAAAACCGCCCCAGAAAATGATGCCACTGACAAAGCCAATCAGCAGTAACGTGCCGAGCGCCAGCCGGCTCGGCCTGCGCCACCACTGCCATAATCGTTTGATAATACCGGGCTTTTTAGTCTCATTCATTGTTTATTCTCACAATAACCATCTCACTTATTGACCAAAACCAGGTGCTGGCTGGAAGCTATTACCGACAATCGGCGCGGCATCAGTTTGTGGCACATGGCATTGCAAACAGAAGTAGCGGCGTGGCGAGACTTCACTTGATACCTTGCCATCACGGTCAATAAAGTGGGTCGGGCTAACACGCGGTGCGCCCGTCGTCCGATAATGTTCAACGCCGTGACATTGCAGACAGCGGTTGGTGTTTTTGCTGATCTGATAGCCATCGACACTGTGTGGCACCATCGGCGGCTGGTTAACGTAGTTCAGTGCCATCCGCTGTTGCTGTTTGGGCATTTTCACCGACCCCTCCGCCGTACCAGAGACCTCCGGTGATTGGCTTAAATCCATCTCAACATTGCTGGCAGCATTAACGGCACCGGCCACGACCAACACCGCCAGTAGCGATATCACAGATATTACCCGGCGGCTGAATGCATGAAACATCGTGTTATTCATTATTTTCTCCTGAGAACACCGTACTTCCTGAACTACGCGCTACTTTCTGAACTACGCGACAATCCGAGCCAATTTCACTGCACATTTTTTGAAGTCAGTTTCTTTGGATAACGGGTCGGTAGCATCCAGCGTCAGGTTATTGACCAACTGGGCAGCATCAAAGAACGGCATATACACCAGCCCTTGTGGCGGGCGGTTACGGCCACGGGTTTCGACCAGCGAAATAACTTCGCCACGGCGTGAAATCACTTTCACTTTGTCACCGCGCCGCAAATCACGGGCTTTAGCATCCAATGGGTGAATAAATAGTACGGCTTCTGGGAAAGCACGATGTAACTCAGGCACACGGCGCGTCATGGAACCAGTATGCCAATGCTCCAACACGCGGCCAGTGGAGAGCCACAGGTCATATTCCTGATCCGGACTTTCGGCGGCGGGTTCATAAGGCAGTGCGAAGATCACGGCTTTACCATCCGGTTTGCCATAAAAACGGACGTCCTCACCTTTCGGTACAAAGGGGTCAAAACCTTCACGATAACGCCACAGCGTTTCTTTACCATTCACCACCGGCCAGCGCAGACCGCGTTCTTGATGGTAGCGGTCAAATGGCGCTAAATCATGACCATGCCCACGACCAAAATCGGCATATTCTTCAAACAACCCTTTTTGCAGGTAGAAACCAAAGTCGCGCGCTTCATCATTCAATTGGTCGGCCGGGATTTCACTCAGCGGATATTTATTCACCACATTGTTGGCGAACAGCACGTCATACAGTGTTTTGCCGCGATATTCCGGTTTCTTGTCAATCAGCTCGGCTGGCCACACTTCTTCAACTTTGAAGCGCTTGGCAAACTCAACCATCTGCCATAAGTCAGATTTTGCCTCACCCGGTGCGGGTACTTGTTGCCGCCAGAACTGGGTACGGCGCTCGGCATTACCGTAAGCGCCCTCTTTTTCGACCCACATGGCGGTTGGCAAGATAAGATCCGCAGCCAGTGCGCTGATGGTGGGATAAGGGTCTGAAACCACAATAAAGTTACGCGGATCACGCCAACCCGGCATACGGTCTTCATTGATATTTGGCCCGGCCTGCATGTTGTTATTACACATCACCCAGTAGGCATTGAGAGTGCCATCTTTTAGCGCGCGGTCTTGTGCGACAGCATGTAAACCGACTTTTTCCGGAATAGTGCCCGGCGGTAACTGCCATTTGGTTTCGGCAATTTGGCGATGTTTTTCATTGGTGACCACCATGTCGGCGGGCAGGCGATGGGAGAAAGTCCCCACTTCACGGGCAGTACCGCAAGCGGAAGGTTGACCGGTCAGAGAGAAAGGCCCAGAACCCGGCTTAGAAATTTTGCCGGTTAACAGGTGCAGGTTGTAGCACATATTATTGGCCCAAACGCCACGGGTGTGCTGGTTAAAGCCCATGGTCCAGTAGGACACCAGTTTCACTTTGGGATCAGCATATAATTGCGCCAGTGACTCCAATTGGTCTTCCGGTACGCCACTCATTTTGGCGGTTTTTTCCAGTGTGTACTCGGCCACAAACGCTTTAAAATCATCAAAGCTCATTGGCTCAGAGGCATCGCTACCGGGGTTTTTAGCCGCTTTTTCCAGTGGATGTGTTGGCCGTAAACCATAGCCGATGTCTGTTGCACCCCGGCGGAAATTCACATGGCGATCCAAGAAGCCCTGATCAACCGCATTATTTTGAATAATGTAATTGGCGATATAATTCATAATCGCCAAATCGGTCTGAGGGGTAAAGACCATCGGGTTATCGGCCAGTTCAAAGCTGCGATGTTCAAAAGTAGACAGCACAGCGATTCTAACATTGTCATCAGTCAGGCGGCGGCTGGTCATGCGCGACCATAAGATAGGGTGCATTTCCGCCATATTGGAGCCCCAGAGCACAAAGGCATCGGCTTCTTCAATATCGTCAAAACATCCCATCGGCTCATCCATACCAAAGGTGCGCATAAAGCCCACCACGGAAGAAGCCATACAGTGGCGTGCATTGGGATCAAGGTTATTAGAGCGGAAACCGGCTTTCAGTAGTTTGGATGCCGCATAGCCCTCCCACACCGTCCACTGGCCGGAGCCGAACATGCCTACCGCGGTCGGGCCTTTTTCTTTTAGTGCATTTTTGAATTTCAGCTCCATGATATCAAAGGCTTTTTCCCAGCTTACCGGGGTGAATTCGCCCTCTTTATCATATTGGCCGTCTTTCATGCGCAGCAGCGGCTGGGTCAGGCGGTCTTTGCCGTACATGATTTTAGGCAGGAAATAGCCTTTTATGCAGTTCAACCCCCGGTTGACCGGTGAATCAGGGTCACCTTGCGATGCCACGATTCGGCCATTTTGCGTACCGACCAGGACACCACAGCCAGTACCACAGAATCGGCAAGGCGCTTTATCCCATTTTATTGCATTTGTTGTCTCACCCACAGCGGCTTTGGCGACAGTAGGTATGGTCAATCCGGCAGCGCACGCCGCAGCAACTGCGGCATTGGC
It encodes the following:
- the napA gene encoding nitrate reductase catalytic subunit NapA; the encoded protein is MKLSRRDFMKANAAVAAACAAGLTIPTVAKAAVGETTNAIKWDKAPCRFCGTGCGVLVGTQNGRIVASQGDPDSPVNRGLNCIKGYFLPKIMYGKDRLTQPLLRMKDGQYDKEGEFTPVSWEKAFDIMELKFKNALKEKGPTAVGMFGSGQWTVWEGYAASKLLKAGFRSNNLDPNARHCMASSVVGFMRTFGMDEPMGCFDDIEEADAFVLWGSNMAEMHPILWSRMTSRRLTDDNVRIAVLSTFEHRSFELADNPMVFTPQTDLAIMNYIANYIIQNNAVDQGFLDRHVNFRRGATDIGYGLRPTHPLEKAAKNPGSDASEPMSFDDFKAFVAEYTLEKTAKMSGVPEDQLESLAQLYADPKVKLVSYWTMGFNQHTRGVWANNMCYNLHLLTGKISKPGSGPFSLTGQPSACGTAREVGTFSHRLPADMVVTNEKHRQIAETKWQLPPGTIPEKVGLHAVAQDRALKDGTLNAYWVMCNNNMQAGPNINEDRMPGWRDPRNFIVVSDPYPTISALAADLILPTAMWVEKEGAYGNAERRTQFWRQQVPAPGEAKSDLWQMVEFAKRFKVEEVWPAELIDKKPEYRGKTLYDVLFANNVVNKYPLSEIPADQLNDEARDFGFYLQKGLFEEYADFGRGHGHDLAPFDRYHQERGLRWPVVNGKETLWRYREGFDPFVPKGEDVRFYGKPDGKAVIFALPYEPAAESPDQEYDLWLSTGRVLEHWHTGSMTRRVPELHRAFPEAVLFIHPLDAKARDLRRGDKVKVISRRGEVISLVETRGRNRPPQGLVYMPFFDAAQLVNNLTLDATDPLSKETDFKKCAVKLARIVA
- the napB gene encoding nitrate reductase cytochrome c-type subunit, translating into MNNTMFHAFSRRVISVISLLAVLVVAGAVNAASNVEMDLSQSPEVSGTAEGSVKMPKQQQRMALNYVNQPPMVPHSVDGYQISKNTNRCLQCHGVEHYRTTGAPRVSPTHFIDRDGKVSSEVSPRRYFCLQCHVPQTDAAPIVGNSFQPAPGFGQ
- the maeB gene encoding NADP-dependent oxaloacetate-decarboxylating malate dehydrogenase, which gives rise to MDEQLKQSALDFHQYPTPGKIQVSPTKPLATQRDLALAYSPGVAAPCLEIAADPLAAYKYTARGNLVAVISNGTAVLGLGNIGALAGKPVMEGKGVLFKKFSGIDVFDIEIDELDPDKLIDIIASLEPTFGGINLEDIKAPECFYIEKKLRERMKIPVFHDDQHGTAIICTAAVLNGLRVVKKDISDVKLVVSGAGAASIACLNLLVALGLKPHNITACDSKGVIYKGREANMAETKAAYAIEDNGQRTLGDAMPGADIFLGCSGPGVLTQDMVKTMAPSPLILALANPEPEILPPLAKAVRPDAIICTGRSDYPNQVNNVLCFPFIFRGALDVGATTINEEMKLACVHAIADLALAEQSDVVASAYGEQDLSFGPEYIIPKPFDPRLIVKIAPAVAKAAMESGVATRPITDFSAYIEKLSEFVYKTNLFMKPIFSQAKKEMKRVVLAEGEEERVLHATQELVSQGLAYPILIGRPSVIETRLKKLGLQITAGKDFEVVNNESDPRFKDYWHEYYQIMKRRGVSQEQARRAVIGNPTLIGSIMVHRGEADAMICGTIGTYHEHYDVVEKVFGFREGAHVAGAMNALLLPTGNTFIADTYVNDDPTPEQLAEITLMAAETVRRFGIEPKVALLSHSSFGTSNCPAARKMRRTLELVNQMAPELEIDGEMHGDAALVESIRHNLMPDSPLKGAANVLIMPNMEAARISYNLLRVTSSEGVTVGPVLMGVAKPVHILTPIASVRRIVNMVALAVVEAQTEPL
- a CDS encoding YaiI/YqxD family protein, translating into MQIWVDADACPNVIKDVLFRAADRTGMMVTLVANQPLKTPPSKFIRTLQVASGFDVADNEIVQRVEKNDLVITADIPLAAEVIEKGGIALNPRGERYTPDTIRERLNMRDFMDTMRASGIQTGGPNTLNQRDRQQFANELDKWLQQASKHRRNTLRS
- the nudK gene encoding GDP-mannose pyrophosphatase NudK, whose amino-acid sequence is MSVKIENIQTELLSKNWFKLHKYTFDLITDNGTPVQQTREVYDRGNGATILLYNRANGTVVLTNQFRMPTYVNGNADGMLLEACAGLLDNDSPEECIRREAVEETGYQVDQVQKLFEAYMSPGGVTEIVHFFAAEYHPDQKVTDDVGVEDEVIEVVELPFTEAIAMLADGRIKDGKTIMLLQYAQIHGLLN
- a CDS encoding GNAT family acetyltransferase; this translates as MEIRVFQQGDFEEVILLWEHCDLLRPWNDPEMDIERKLNHDPELFLVAEVSGAIVGSVMGGYDGHRGSAYYLGVHPDFRGRGFANALISRLEKKLIARGCPKLNIMVREDNDAVIGMYEKLDYETQDSIMLGKRLIVDQEY
- a CDS encoding TetR/AcrR family transcriptional regulator, which gives rise to MSGRPREFDDVAVVEAAMEVFWSKGYEAASAQELVECTGLGRGSLYNAFGSKQKLYHEALTRYQELGIQAQAQILNGPGPIKSRLRALMQWGIDGDLDPVKNRGCMALFAALERSGKDAKVEQISKVYVTRLEQVLCQLFTQGQRDGEVSRESSALSMARAFLSSYYGLRILGRSMPDRAFLEDVMEGTLARL
- the napC gene encoding cytochrome c-type protein NapC: MNETKKPGIIKRLWQWWRRPSRLALGTLLLIGFVSGIIFWGGFNTGMEMANTEKFCISCHEMKDNVYQEYMGTIHYSNRSGVKATCPDCHVPHEWGPKMVRKIKASKELYAKTFGLIDTPQKFEAHRLTMAENEWARMKANGSQECRNCHNFDNMDFTAQKTVAAKMHSKAIEAGKTCIDCHKGIAHKLPDMKDVPTGF
- the hemF gene encoding oxygen-dependent coproporphyrinogen oxidase, with translation MNLPDIDQIKTYLLDLQDNICAALAQADGKAEFTEENWVREEGGGGRSRVLVKGAVFEQAGVNFSHVSGAALPASATAHRPELAGRSFQALGVSLVIHPNSPYLPTSHANVRFFIAEKPGENPVWWFGGGFDLTPFYGFEEDAIHWHQTAYNLCHPFGEQIYPRYKKWCDDYFYIKHRNEARGIGGLFFDDLNSPDFATCFNFTQAVGNGFLDAYMPIVARRRALSWGEREREFQLYRRGRYVEFNLVWDRGTLFGLQTGGRTESILMSLPPLVRWEYNYQPTADSAEAALYRDFLPVKDWLATGEHH